A window of the Euzebya pacifica genome harbors these coding sequences:
- a CDS encoding GNAT family N-acetyltransferase, translating to MRIAAADPRAPDVVALLEAHLALMRATSPPGHVHALDLDGLARPDITFLAARDDDVLLGVGALRELDAAHGEVKSMHVAEAARGRGIARALLDELIGLARARGYEAVSLETGTMAVFAPARTLYERNGFRPCPPFGDYTVNPYSTCMRLEL from the coding sequence GTGCGCATCGCTGCGGCGGACCCGCGGGCGCCCGACGTGGTGGCGCTGCTCGAGGCGCACCTGGCCCTGATGCGGGCCACGTCGCCGCCGGGGCACGTGCACGCGCTGGACCTCGACGGGCTGGCCCGGCCCGACATCACGTTCCTCGCAGCCCGTGACGACGACGTGCTGCTGGGGGTGGGCGCCCTCCGCGAGCTCGATGCCGCCCACGGGGAGGTCAAGTCCATGCACGTCGCCGAGGCGGCCCGGGGGAGGGGCATCGCCCGTGCGCTGCTCGACGAGCTCATCGGGTTGGCCCGCGCACGGGGGTACGAGGCGGTCAGCCTGGAGACCGGGACGATGGCGGTCTTCGCGCCCGCCCGGACCCTTTACGAGCGCAACGGGTTCCGGCCCTGCCCGCCGTTCGGTGACTACACCGTCAACCCCTACAGCACCTGCATGCGGCTGGAGCTGTAG
- a CDS encoding FadR/GntR family transcriptional regulator, whose protein sequence is MSVFESVAPSPLYQQVAGRIREAIVDGRFGPGDALPGERELAETFGVSRASVREALRQLEAQGLVAGGRTAQGRTVARTNRKALTQALTDSMALQQVPLTDLVELRCAVEGQALRLAAAMPVLTALEEADAALATMRRSHDDAIAYDLADVAFHAALVRASGNQAMHAVMQACRDTQTRYLADALAEVEDLNGTLSRLTEEHEAILRAVDQGRGDDAAALTEMHIRGFYGRE, encoded by the coding sequence GTGAGCGTGTTCGAATCAGTGGCCCCCTCGCCCCTGTACCAACAGGTGGCCGGGCGGATCCGCGAAGCCATCGTCGACGGACGGTTCGGCCCGGGTGACGCACTGCCCGGCGAACGCGAGCTGGCCGAGACGTTCGGCGTCAGCCGCGCATCGGTGCGCGAGGCGCTGCGCCAGCTCGAGGCGCAGGGGCTTGTCGCCGGTGGCCGGACCGCGCAGGGACGGACCGTCGCCCGCACCAACCGGAAGGCGTTGACGCAGGCGCTCACCGACTCCATGGCGCTGCAGCAGGTGCCGTTGACGGACCTGGTCGAGCTGCGCTGCGCGGTGGAGGGACAGGCGCTGCGCCTGGCCGCCGCCATGCCGGTGCTGACGGCGCTGGAGGAGGCCGACGCGGCGCTGGCCACGATGCGCCGCTCCCACGACGACGCGATCGCCTACGACCTGGCGGACGTGGCGTTCCACGCGGCACTGGTGCGCGCCTCGGGCAACCAGGCGATGCATGCCGTCATGCAGGCGTGTCGCGACACCCAGACCCGCTACCTGGCCGACGCGCTGGCGGAGGTCGAGGACCTCAACGGCACCCTGTCCCGCCTGACCGAGGAGCACGAGGCGATCCTTCGCGCCGTCGACCAGGGTCGCGGCGACGACGCCGCCGCCCTGACCGAGATGCACATCCGCGGCTTCTACGGCCGCGAGTGA
- a CDS encoding DJ-1/PfpI family protein, whose translation MAKVLIITGDAAESLEVMYPYQRLLEEGYEVDIAAPSKKKLQFVVHDFVDGFDTYTEKLGYTWDADLAFADVDPADYVALVVPGGRAPEFIRNDEDCKRIVQHFMANDLPVAQLCHAAQVMAAAGTLQGRRTAAYPALQPDVEAAGAEFVDGAGVVDGLMVSARAWPDHPTWMREFMQVLRAKAPAA comes from the coding sequence ATGGCAAAGGTCCTGATCATCACCGGCGATGCCGCCGAGAGCCTCGAGGTCATGTACCCCTACCAGCGCCTGCTGGAAGAGGGGTACGAGGTCGACATCGCGGCCCCGAGCAAGAAGAAGCTGCAGTTCGTGGTGCACGACTTCGTCGACGGCTTCGACACCTACACCGAGAAGCTCGGGTACACGTGGGATGCGGACCTTGCGTTCGCCGACGTCGACCCGGCTGACTACGTCGCCCTCGTCGTCCCCGGCGGTCGCGCGCCGGAGTTCATCCGCAACGACGAGGACTGCAAGCGCATCGTGCAGCACTTCATGGCCAACGACCTGCCGGTCGCCCAGCTGTGCCACGCCGCCCAGGTCATGGCCGCCGCCGGGACCCTGCAGGGTCGCCGCACCGCCGCCTACCCGGCGCTGCAGCCGGATGTCGAGGCCGCTGGCGCGGAGTTCGTCGACGGTGCCGGCGTGGTCGACGGGCTGATGGTCTCGGCCCGTGCATGGCCCGACCACCCCACGTGGATGCGCGAGTTCATGCAGGTCCTGCGCGCCAAGGCGCCGGCGGCCTGA
- a CDS encoding FAD-linked oxidase C-terminal domain-containing protein has product MTDALAGLAGELDDDLLVTDPQVVAAHAGDQVPGLSSGTPLALVRPRTTQDVATVLRWASAHGVAVVPRGAGSGLAGAANAVDGAVVVSLAAMDRVLEVNPADRYAVVQPGAVTATVDAAARTHGLSYPPDPASKDFSTIGGNIATNAGGLCCVKYGVTADFVLALEVVLADGSIVRTGHRTRKGVAGYDLTHLMVGSEGTLGVVTEATLRLVPAPLAAATLVAFFPTLESAGRAVAAIAADGLSPSLLEIMDATTIRVVDEAHRMDLDRDAAALVLAQCDTGPRAADDIAELAVRCEAAGAGFVASTDDPAEGEALLAARRAAYPSLERLGTTLLDDVCVPVSALPAAIAAIEGIAERYELLIGTFGHAGDGNLHPTIVHDASSADRAAKAFDDILTAALGLGGTITGEHGVGRLKAHRLADELGPAGIRLQHAVKAAFDPAGILNPGAVLPPLP; this is encoded by the coding sequence CTGACCGATGCGCTCGCCGGCCTGGCCGGCGAGCTCGACGACGACCTGCTGGTCACCGACCCGCAGGTCGTCGCCGCTCACGCCGGGGACCAGGTGCCCGGTCTGAGTTCTGGGACGCCCCTCGCGCTGGTCCGGCCCCGGACCACGCAGGACGTCGCCACGGTGCTGCGCTGGGCGTCGGCCCACGGCGTGGCGGTCGTGCCCCGCGGCGCCGGCAGCGGCCTGGCCGGGGCGGCCAACGCCGTGGACGGGGCAGTCGTGGTGTCGCTGGCGGCCATGGACCGGGTGCTCGAGGTCAACCCGGCCGACCGCTACGCCGTCGTCCAACCGGGCGCCGTCACCGCCACCGTCGACGCCGCCGCCCGCACCCACGGGCTGAGCTACCCGCCGGACCCCGCCAGCAAGGACTTCTCCACCATCGGCGGCAACATCGCCACCAACGCCGGTGGGCTGTGCTGCGTCAAGTACGGGGTCACGGCCGACTTCGTCCTCGCCCTGGAAGTCGTCCTCGCCGACGGCTCGATCGTGCGGACCGGCCACCGCACCCGCAAGGGCGTGGCCGGCTACGACCTGACCCACCTGATGGTCGGCTCCGAGGGCACCCTCGGCGTGGTGACCGAGGCCACCCTGCGCCTGGTCCCCGCCCCGCTCGCCGCGGCGACGCTGGTGGCCTTCTTCCCCACCCTGGAGTCCGCCGGTCGGGCCGTTGCCGCCATCGCTGCCGACGGCCTGTCCCCGTCGCTGCTGGAGATCATGGACGCCACCACGATCCGGGTGGTCGACGAGGCCCACCGCATGGACCTCGACCGCGATGCCGCCGCGCTCGTCCTGGCCCAGTGCGACACCGGGCCGCGCGCAGCCGACGACATCGCCGAACTCGCGGTGCGCTGCGAGGCTGCCGGCGCAGGCTTCGTGGCGTCCACCGACGACCCGGCGGAAGGCGAGGCGCTGCTGGCTGCCAGGCGCGCCGCCTACCCGTCGCTGGAACGCCTGGGCACGACTCTGCTCGACGACGTCTGCGTGCCGGTCAGCGCCCTGCCGGCAGCCATCGCGGCCATCGAGGGCATCGCCGAGCGGTACGAGCTGCTGATCGGCACGTTCGGCCACGCCGGCGACGGCAACCTGCACCCCACGATCGTGCACGACGCCAGCTCGGCCGACCGGGCCGCCAAGGCCTTCGACGACATCCTGACCGCGGCGCTCGGGCTCGGCGGCACGATCACCGGCGAGCACGGGGTCGGCCGTCTCAAGGCCCACCGCCTGGCCGACGAGCTCGGCCCCGCCGGCATCCGGCTGCAGCACGCCGTGAAAGCCGCCTTCGACCCCGCTGGCATCCTCAACCCCGGCGCCGTCCTCCCTCCTCTCCCGTAG
- a CDS encoding crossover junction endodeoxyribonuclease RuvC, with amino-acid sequence MFDPSAASIRVLGVDPGLSRCGVAVLDGPAQRAKVVRAEVVRTPPDQALGDRLAAIHAAIESAVATDRPAALAVERVFINNQARTGVGAIQVVGLVHLVGARHGLGVTELTPSQVKAAVTGFGDADKDQVTFMVQRMLGLAKPPKPADKADALAVALCHLQQAAMPTAGPATTPGSGPGQPNPATAGLPPRLAAALAEAGPGLQAVRPTAHPRGRR; translated from the coding sequence ATGTTCGACCCCTCGGCCGCTTCCATTCGTGTGCTCGGCGTGGACCCCGGTCTGTCGCGTTGCGGCGTGGCCGTCCTCGACGGGCCGGCGCAGCGCGCGAAGGTCGTCCGGGCAGAGGTCGTGCGCACACCCCCCGATCAGGCCCTCGGCGACCGTCTGGCGGCCATCCACGCCGCCATCGAGTCCGCCGTGGCCACCGACCGGCCGGCGGCGCTCGCCGTCGAACGGGTCTTCATCAACAACCAGGCCCGCACCGGCGTCGGGGCCATCCAGGTCGTGGGCCTCGTCCACCTCGTCGGAGCCCGCCACGGCCTGGGCGTGACCGAGCTGACCCCCTCACAGGTCAAGGCTGCGGTCACCGGCTTCGGTGACGCCGACAAGGACCAGGTGACCTTCATGGTCCAGCGGATGCTGGGCCTGGCCAAGCCGCCCAAACCCGCGGACAAGGCCGACGCGCTCGCCGTGGCGCTGTGCCACCTGCAGCAGGCCGCGATGCCGACGGCCGGGCCCGCCACGACGCCGGGGTCCGGCCCCGGTCAGCCGAACCCCGCTACCGCCGGGCTGCCGCCACGCCTCGCCGCGGCGCTGGCCGAGGCCGGCCCCGGCCTGCAGGCCGTCCGGCCGACCGCCCACCCGCGGGGACGTCGATGA
- the ruvA gene encoding Holliday junction branch migration protein RuvA translates to MIALLRGAVAHLEPGRVVLDVGGVGYLVRVPSGVRLGGVGTEIVLHTHLAVREDAMDLYGFPGVGDRDLFQLLLSVSGVGPKLALAAVDTLGADGIRAAVIAEDVTGLTAIPGVGKKGAQRLVLELRSKVGMLPSSSPAGNGLPTAAAADDPRSEARQALSALGYGAAEVEHALRGVPADEPAEVQIRGALRGLG, encoded by the coding sequence ATGATCGCCCTGCTCCGTGGCGCCGTCGCCCACCTCGAACCCGGCCGCGTCGTCCTCGACGTCGGCGGTGTCGGCTACCTCGTCCGCGTGCCCTCCGGCGTCCGGCTCGGCGGCGTGGGGACCGAGATCGTCCTGCACACCCACCTCGCCGTCCGCGAGGACGCGATGGACCTCTACGGCTTCCCGGGCGTCGGCGACCGGGACCTGTTCCAGCTGCTGCTGTCGGTCTCCGGCGTCGGGCCGAAGCTGGCGCTCGCCGCCGTCGACACCCTCGGCGCCGACGGGATCCGCGCCGCGGTCATCGCCGAGGACGTCACCGGTCTGACCGCCATCCCCGGCGTGGGAAAGAAGGGCGCGCAGCGCCTCGTGCTGGAGCTGCGCAGCAAGGTCGGCATGCTGCCCTCGTCCAGCCCCGCCGGAAACGGCCTGCCGACCGCGGCCGCCGCCGACGACCCCCGCAGCGAGGCCCGGCAGGCCCTCTCTGCGCTCGGGTACGGCGCGGCCGAGGTCGAGCACGCCCTCCGCGGTGTCCCCGCCGACGAACCCGCCGAGGTCCAGATCCGCGGCGCCCTGCGAGGCCTCGGATGA
- the ruvB gene encoding Holliday junction branch migration DNA helicase RuvB, translating into MTDEHGLDNEVIDPYAQDEDLDLETSLRPRHLGEFVGQQRIKDQLGLILAGAQRRGASADHLLFSGPPGLGKTSLAHIVATEMQAALRATSGPALERPGDLAAILTNLEKGDVLFLDEIHRLPRAVEEILYPAMEDFVLDIVVGKGPAAKAFRLPLPPFTLVGATTRTGLLTGPLRDRFGFATRLEFYDPGDLRRIVSRSATLLDVPMDAAGALEIARRSRGTPRIANRLLKRVRDYAEVKGDGTVNHATASAALEMFEVDPAGLDKLDRMVLDKLCRDFGGGPVGLGTLAVAVGEQPDTLEDVVEPFLIQKGMLARTPRGRVATAAAFGHLDLPFTLDRTPGAGPSLFD; encoded by the coding sequence ATGACCGACGAGCACGGCCTGGACAACGAGGTCATCGACCCCTACGCCCAGGACGAGGACCTCGACCTCGAGACCAGCCTGCGTCCTCGCCACCTCGGCGAGTTCGTGGGCCAGCAGCGCATCAAGGACCAGCTCGGCCTGATCCTCGCCGGCGCCCAGCGACGGGGCGCCTCGGCCGACCACCTGCTGTTCTCCGGGCCGCCGGGCCTGGGCAAGACCTCCCTCGCCCACATCGTGGCCACCGAGATGCAGGCGGCCCTGCGGGCCACGTCCGGGCCGGCGCTGGAACGGCCCGGCGACCTCGCCGCCATCCTGACCAACCTCGAGAAGGGCGACGTGCTCTTCCTCGACGAGATCCACCGCTTGCCCCGCGCCGTGGAGGAGATCCTCTACCCGGCCATGGAGGACTTCGTCCTGGACATCGTGGTCGGCAAGGGCCCGGCCGCCAAGGCCTTCCGGCTGCCGCTGCCACCCTTCACCCTCGTCGGCGCCACGACCCGCACCGGCCTGCTGACCGGCCCGCTGCGCGACCGCTTCGGCTTCGCGACCCGGCTGGAGTTCTACGACCCCGGCGACCTGCGACGGATCGTGTCCCGTTCCGCCACGCTGCTCGACGTACCGATGGACGCCGCCGGCGCGCTGGAGATCGCCCGCCGCAGCCGCGGCACCCCTCGCATCGCCAACCGCCTGCTCAAGCGCGTGCGTGACTACGCCGAGGTCAAGGGCGACGGCACCGTGAACCACGCCACCGCCTCCGCTGCCCTGGAGATGTTCGAGGTCGACCCGGCCGGGCTGGACAAGCTCGACCGCATGGTGCTGGACAAGCTGTGCCGCGACTTCGGTGGTGGCCCGGTCGGTCTGGGCACCCTCGCCGTTGCCGTGGGAGAGCAGCCCGACACCCTCGAGGACGTCGTCGAACCCTTCCTCATCCAGAAGGGCATGCTCGCCCGCACCCCCCGCGGTCGGGTGGCGACAGCGGCGGCCTTCGGGCACCTCGACCTGCCGTTCACGCTGGACCGGACCCCCGGCGCCGGCCCCTCGTTGTTCGACTGA
- the yajC gene encoding preprotein translocase subunit YajC, which yields MNLLIDVPVLADNGAAATGSPIGALLPFLLIGAAFYFLIIRPQRKRQAEQQSMLRRVSEGDEVVTIGGFHGRIVALEEDTMELELAPGVIVTMARTAISRALTEPAPVTFDDDDDLDEFDDDEFDFDNDDDIVIGDVDGDNDANRDS from the coding sequence ATGAACCTGCTTATCGACGTTCCCGTGCTCGCCGACAACGGCGCCGCCGCCACGGGCAGCCCCATCGGCGCCCTGCTGCCGTTCCTGCTCATCGGCGCGGCCTTCTACTTCCTCATCATCCGTCCCCAGCGCAAGCGCCAGGCCGAGCAGCAGTCCATGCTCCGTCGGGTCTCCGAAGGGGACGAGGTCGTCACGATCGGCGGCTTCCACGGCCGCATCGTCGCCCTCGAGGAGGACACCATGGAGCTGGAGCTGGCACCCGGCGTCATCGTGACGATGGCCCGCACCGCCATCTCCCGCGCGCTGACGGAACCGGCCCCCGTCACCTTCGACGACGATGACGACCTCGACGAGTTCGACGACGACGAGTTCGACTTCGACAACGACGACGACATCGTCATCGGGGACGTGGACGGCGACAACGACGCCAACCGCGATTCCTGA
- the secD gene encoding protein translocase subunit SecD, with the protein MSRGRLITLIVAYAVALAAVWGWIAVAGLEPRLGLDLQGGVSANLIPAEGQGEIDDEILDQTVATIRERVDALGVAEPDIARQGDTIQVQLPGVADQEQAREIIGRTAQLQFRQVLEVLPPDTSELSETATATAGSTCDERSDTAIPPADEEVVLCLRTYDPVDPDVELPRAQWNRLRMGPVAVSGANLTDASAQLIPQQIVEQWIVEMDFDSEGADAFAEVTGNLACLQGVQRQLAIVLDSIVEQAPPVSQEVACGQGIQGGSAVVNTVGENDAKDLALVLKAGALPIQLDFGTFQTISPTLGQDSLDAGLLAGLIGLVLVALYLIALYRGMGAAAVLELIAFGITVFGLIIVLGEVIGFTLTLAGIAGIIVSIGIAADSSIIYRERYRDEVRAGRTIRTAADHAFKKAFRTNLTGNTVSFLAAVVLYLLAVGPVRGFAFTLGLSTLIDTLLFATFTRGVFGLVARSPKLVDAPFMGLRAGVTSEQLALSANVGSGRKGRKNGKKGRK; encoded by the coding sequence GTGTCACGAGGACGCCTGATCACGCTGATCGTCGCCTACGCCGTCGCCCTCGCGGCGGTGTGGGGATGGATCGCCGTCGCCGGGCTCGAACCGCGTCTGGGCCTGGACCTGCAGGGTGGCGTCAGCGCCAACCTGATCCCGGCCGAAGGACAGGGCGAGATCGACGACGAGATCCTGGACCAGACCGTTGCCACCATCCGCGAGCGCGTCGACGCGCTCGGTGTGGCCGAACCCGACATCGCCCGCCAGGGCGACACCATCCAGGTGCAGCTGCCGGGTGTGGCCGACCAGGAGCAGGCCCGGGAGATCATCGGTCGCACCGCCCAGCTGCAGTTCCGCCAGGTGCTGGAGGTGCTGCCACCCGACACGTCGGAGCTGAGCGAGACGGCCACGGCCACCGCCGGATCGACCTGCGACGAGCGGTCCGACACCGCGATCCCGCCGGCTGACGAGGAGGTCGTGTTGTGCCTGCGCACCTACGACCCCGTCGACCCCGACGTCGAGCTGCCCCGCGCGCAGTGGAACCGCCTGCGCATGGGCCCCGTCGCGGTGTCCGGTGCGAACCTGACCGACGCGTCGGCCCAGCTGATCCCGCAGCAGATCGTGGAGCAGTGGATCGTGGAGATGGACTTCGACAGCGAGGGCGCCGACGCCTTCGCCGAGGTCACCGGCAACCTCGCCTGCCTGCAGGGTGTCCAGCGCCAGCTGGCCATCGTGCTGGACTCCATCGTCGAGCAGGCGCCGCCGGTCAGCCAGGAGGTCGCGTGTGGCCAGGGCATCCAGGGTGGCTCCGCGGTCGTCAACACGGTCGGGGAGAACGACGCCAAGGACCTCGCGCTCGTGCTCAAGGCCGGTGCGCTGCCCATCCAGCTGGACTTCGGCACCTTCCAGACGATCTCGCCCACCCTCGGGCAGGACTCCCTCGACGCGGGCCTGCTGGCCGGCCTCATCGGGCTGGTCCTGGTCGCCCTGTACCTGATCGCGCTCTACCGCGGCATGGGTGCTGCGGCCGTGCTCGAGCTGATCGCCTTCGGGATCACCGTCTTCGGCCTGATCATCGTCCTCGGCGAGGTCATCGGCTTCACCCTGACCCTCGCGGGCATCGCCGGCATCATCGTGTCCATCGGCATCGCCGCGGACTCCTCGATCATCTACCGCGAACGCTACCGCGACGAGGTCCGTGCCGGCCGCACGATCCGCACCGCCGCCGACCACGCCTTCAAGAAGGCGTTCCGCACCAACCTGACCGGCAACACCGTCAGCTTCCTCGCGGCGGTCGTCCTGTACCTGCTGGCCGTCGGCCCGGTCCGGGGCTTCGCGTTCACGCTGGGCCTGTCGACGCTGATCGACACCCTGCTGTTCGCGACGTTCACCCGCGGGGTGTTCGGGCTCGTCGCCCGCAGCCCCAAGCTGGTCGACGCACCCTTCATGGGGCTGCGTGCCGGCGTCACCAGTGAGCAGCTGGCCCTCTCGGCCAACGTCGGATCCGGCCGCAAGGGTCGCAAGAACGGGAAGAAGGGTCGCAAGTGA
- the secF gene encoding protein translocase subunit SecF yields the protein MTDITTTDRQEDRDTGLSRLLTGRAQVDFIGRSRQFGLITLALILVSLAALGIRGLNFSIEFTGGSSFVEEGATQEFTVEDIEAALTDLGVTGAIVQVVDDGAGAQVSTPAISEISGVDDLEVAAAIEELTGGEVSVSTIGPRWGDAVTEQAIRGLIVFLVLVIAYITFRFEWRMAVSAVLTLLHDVIITVGLYALIGFTVSPSTVIAILTILGYSLYDTVVVFDRITEDSEKLTSVSTTSYGQLANGALNNVLVRSLSTSITSVLPVASLLFVGANLLGAATLSDLALALFIGMTVGTYSSIFIATPLLVWLKEKDPKFAELKERAERGGAAA from the coding sequence GTGACCGACATCACCACCACCGACCGCCAGGAGGACCGGGACACCGGCCTCTCCCGGCTGCTGACCGGACGGGCACAGGTCGACTTCATCGGCCGCTCGCGCCAGTTCGGGCTGATCACCCTCGCCCTGATCCTGGTCAGCCTGGCCGCCCTCGGCATCCGCGGGCTGAACTTCTCCATCGAGTTCACCGGCGGCTCCTCCTTCGTGGAGGAGGGGGCCACCCAGGAGTTCACCGTCGAGGACATCGAGGCGGCGCTGACCGACCTCGGCGTCACCGGCGCGATCGTGCAGGTCGTCGACGACGGCGCAGGCGCGCAGGTGTCCACCCCGGCCATCTCGGAGATCTCCGGCGTCGACGACCTCGAGGTCGCGGCGGCCATCGAGGAGCTGACCGGCGGAGAGGTGAGCGTCTCCACCATCGGCCCCCGCTGGGGTGACGCCGTGACCGAACAGGCCATCCGCGGCCTCATCGTGTTCCTCGTCCTGGTCATCGCCTACATCACGTTTCGCTTCGAGTGGCGCATGGCGGTCTCCGCCGTGCTCACGCTGCTGCACGACGTGATCATCACCGTCGGCCTCTACGCGCTGATCGGCTTCACGGTGTCGCCGTCGACGGTCATCGCCATCCTGACGATCCTCGGTTATTCGCTGTACGACACGGTCGTGGTGTTCGACCGCATCACCGAGGACAGCGAGAAGCTGACGTCGGTGTCCACCACGTCGTACGGTCAGCTGGCCAACGGTGCGCTGAACAACGTGCTGGTCCGGTCGCTGTCGACGTCGATCACGTCGGTGCTGCCGGTCGCCTCGCTGCTGTTCGTCGGCGCCAACCTGCTGGGCGCGGCGACGCTGTCGGACCTGGCCCTTGCGCTGTTCATCGGCATGACGGTCGGTACCTACTCCTCGATCTTCATCGCCACCCCGCTGCTGGTGTGGCTGAAGGAGAAGGACCCCAAGTTCGCCGAGCTCAAGGAGCGCGCGGAGCGAGGCGGCGCGGCTGCCTGA
- a CDS encoding adenine phosphoribosyltransferase, which produces MDFDALIRDIPDFPSEGIVFKDITPLLDDPEGFGAAIDALAAPYEGQVDRVVGIEARGFILAAPIALRLGAGFVPMRKAGKLPAATIGQSYDLEYGTATIEMHADALADGDRVLVVDDVLATGGTAEAAVELVGRAGATVAGLSFLIELDFLEGRTKLAGHDITTLLHY; this is translated from the coding sequence ATGGACTTCGACGCCCTGATCCGCGACATCCCCGATTTTCCCTCCGAGGGCATCGTCTTCAAGGACATCACGCCGTTGCTGGACGACCCGGAGGGGTTCGGCGCCGCCATCGACGCGTTGGCCGCGCCGTACGAGGGGCAGGTCGACCGGGTGGTCGGCATCGAGGCCCGCGGGTTCATCCTCGCCGCACCCATCGCCCTCCGGCTGGGCGCGGGGTTCGTCCCGATGCGCAAGGCCGGCAAGCTCCCGGCCGCCACGATCGGGCAGTCCTACGACCTGGAGTACGGCACCGCGACGATCGAGATGCACGCTGACGCGCTGGCCGACGGCGACCGGGTGCTCGTCGTCGACGACGTCCTCGCCACCGGGGGGACCGCCGAGGCGGCTGTCGAGCTCGTCGGACGAGCCGGCGCCACCGTTGCCGGCCTGTCCTTCCTCATCGAGCTGGACTTCCTCGAGGGTCGCACGAAGCTCGCAGGCCACGACATCACGACGCTGCTCCACTACTGA